The Litchfieldia alkalitelluris genome has a window encoding:
- a CDS encoding IolE/MocC family protein gives MRKISLIAIILLFSIVGCSQQPDIDISSIIGKSEDYFRQLEEIETTASAFDGKRDVKFRLMVEGPLTEEEATILFNEILDRFKEYSSNHQEIWDYYNGYFDIKNYDDGVIYEATKVIDEELKVVSK, from the coding sequence ATGAGAAAAATAAGCCTTATTGCTATTATTCTTTTATTTTCAATTGTTGGTTGTAGTCAACAGCCTGACATTGACATTAGTTCAATCATAGGGAAGTCTGAAGATTACTTTAGACAATTAGAGGAAATAGAAACAACAGCATCAGCATTTGATGGTAAAAGAGATGTTAAGTTTAGACTTATGGTTGAAGGACCCCTAACAGAAGAGGAAGCAACTATCTTGTTTAATGAAATACTGGATAGATTTAAGGAATACTCCTCTAATCATCAAGAAATATGGGATTATTACAATGGTTATTTTGATATAAAGAATTACGACGATGGTGTAATTTACGAAGCTACCAAAGTTATAGATGAAGAATTAAAGGTAGTATCTAAGTAA
- a CDS encoding NUDIX hydrolase produces MEYYKYLRQFVGHRPIILPGSVVIILNEHNEVLLQKRNDGNWGLPGGLMDLGESLEEVAKREVFEETGLIVENLKLLNVFSGSEYYLKVPNGDELYSVTAVYFTKDVSGDMQIDYNESEELQYFPTSDLPDELTDEYRGFIEQYINCEKMYLK; encoded by the coding sequence ATGGAATATTATAAGTATCTTAGACAATTTGTTGGGCATAGGCCAATTATTTTACCAGGTTCAGTTGTTATCATTTTAAATGAACATAATGAAGTATTATTACAAAAAAGGAACGATGGAAATTGGGGATTGCCAGGTGGTTTAATGGATTTAGGAGAAAGTTTAGAGGAAGTAGCAAAAAGAGAAGTATTTGAAGAAACAGGATTAATAGTCGAAAACTTAAAGTTACTTAATGTATTCTCTGGCTCTGAATATTACCTTAAAGTTCCTAATGGTGACGAATTATATTCTGTAACAGCTGTTTATTTTACTAAAGATGTAAGTGGAGATATGCAGATTGATTATAACGAGTCGGAAGAATTGCAGTATTTCCCAACAAGTGATTTGCCAGATGAATTAACAGATGAGTATAGAGGTTTTATTGAACAATACATAAATTGTGAGAAAATGTACTTAAAGTAA
- a CDS encoding AAA family ATPase encodes MKRLVIMTVGKTHSGKTTFARTLEQELNNSFVMDQDNHAEFINNFYDKLQPKKGPNTFKHSLSRFIVDYAIENTDLHIIVCNSNRSRKSRINLLEELFTKNQFVSILVNFDIPDDILKERVTDSKRSTNIFRGAYSNFEEVLLRQQAESQLEDVADPEEGEADHLFIIKDSKEVDYVIKEIIHISKSL; translated from the coding sequence ATGAAAAGATTAGTAATTATGACTGTAGGTAAAACACATAGTGGAAAAACTACATTCGCTAGAACATTAGAGCAAGAGTTAAATAACTCTTTTGTAATGGATCAAGATAACCACGCTGAATTCATAAATAATTTTTATGATAAATTGCAACCAAAAAAAGGACCTAATACTTTTAAACACTCTCTTTCTCGTTTCATTGTTGATTACGCAATAGAGAATACTGATTTACATATTATTGTTTGTAATTCAAATAGAAGCAGAAAAAGTCGAATCAATTTACTAGAAGAGTTGTTTACTAAAAATCAGTTTGTGAGCATTCTTGTTAATTTTGATATTCCTGATGACATTCTTAAAGAGAGAGTTACTGATAGTAAACGTAGTACAAATATATTTAGGGGTGCTTACTCTAATTTTGAGGAAGTGCTCTTGAGGCAACAAGCTGAATCTCAATTAGAAGATGTTGCGGATCCTGAAGAAGGAGAAGCAGACCATTTATTTATAATTAAAGATAGCAAGGAAGTTGATTATGTAATTAAAGAAATTATCCATATTTCTAAAAGTTTATGA
- a CDS encoding NHL repeat-containing protein, whose protein sequence is MQPILQHGLVVHELQAKISTQKNKKPIYYLYKPILASGLAILLSVILSLSLISNYQSENVEKPDENTFSILEHSNVELKMKIEYGEGENQIGFTSHGGEGAIGSSATSFDVKDGTFYILDNVNDKVLITGNGKQRTIPINDAWDLTDIIITENNEIYVLDSESRLVYQYSQSGELVDTHNVSDAIKIPTGLGFPEGHGVTVNQNNTVLISLKTGVRIKEENQPHKALRVNDNEGKIRLVNEKTENEITIPFEHSFGGITIHSVTNNQIVFTKGEIATNEGPIKGEFHVYIINKKGETQGAVRIPDKKTVMAPYHPIKTREEKIYFLSPEAEYLGIYELKAGKTFEKLLEQQIEEE, encoded by the coding sequence ATGCAACCCATATTACAGCATGGTCTGGTTGTCCATGAATTACAAGCAAAAATATCTACACAGAAAAATAAAAAACCAATCTATTATTTATATAAACCTATTCTTGCATCAGGTTTAGCAATTCTGTTATCAGTCATCCTTTCTTTATCTCTAATTTCGAATTATCAATCCGAGAATGTAGAGAAACCAGATGAAAATACATTTTCAATTTTGGAGCACTCCAATGTAGAATTGAAAATGAAAATTGAGTATGGAGAAGGAGAAAATCAAATTGGATTTACTTCACATGGAGGTGAGGGAGCTATTGGTTCGAGTGCAACAAGCTTTGATGTAAAAGACGGGACTTTTTATATCTTAGATAACGTTAATGACAAGGTTTTGATTACAGGTAATGGTAAACAAAGAACCATTCCTATCAATGATGCTTGGGATTTAACTGACATTATAATTACGGAAAATAATGAAATATATGTATTAGATTCAGAATCAAGACTTGTTTACCAATATTCCCAATCAGGAGAACTAGTGGATACACATAATGTTTCCGATGCTATTAAAATCCCAACTGGATTAGGTTTCCCTGAAGGGCACGGGGTAACTGTTAACCAGAATAATACAGTGTTGATTAGTTTAAAGACTGGTGTTCGAATCAAGGAGGAAAATCAACCTCATAAAGCGTTAAGAGTTAATGACAACGAAGGGAAAATTCGCTTAGTGAATGAAAAAACCGAGAATGAGATAACAATCCCGTTTGAACACTCCTTTGGTGGAATTACAATTCACTCTGTTACTAATAATCAAATAGTGTTTACAAAGGGAGAGATTGCCACTAATGAAGGACCAATAAAAGGAGAATTTCATGTGTATATCATAAATAAAAAGGGAGAGACTCAAGGTGCAGTCCGGATTCCAGATAAAAAAACGGTTATGGCTCCATATCATCCTATAAAAACGAGAGAGGAAAAGATTTACTTTCTTTCTCCTGAAGCTGAATATCTGGGAATTTATGAACTTAAAGCAGGAAAAACATTTGAAAAACTTTTAGAGCAGCAAATCGAAGAGGAATAA
- a CDS encoding CBO0543 family protein, producing the protein MNEKQEELLHKIRATAEELSRLHIDYWKEYSSFDDVKFWVVVFMLIVPLVILLFNIERKYALLLGFYGLNYHIWFAYTNSAGIRMGLWDYPYEILPVLPSFALDASFVPIAYMLLYQWVLKNNKNFYLYSTILSAFFAFILKPILVMHELFRMFKGINYFYLFFFYVLFFVISRGITNLFLKLQDNK; encoded by the coding sequence GTGAATGAAAAACAAGAAGAGTTACTTCATAAGATAAGAGCTACAGCCGAGGAACTTTCAAGGTTGCATATAGATTATTGGAAAGAATATTCAAGCTTTGATGATGTTAAATTTTGGGTAGTAGTTTTTATGTTAATCGTGCCATTAGTGATTTTATTATTTAATATCGAAAGGAAATATGCATTACTTTTAGGATTTTATGGACTAAATTATCATATATGGTTTGCATACACAAATTCGGCAGGAATTAGAATGGGTTTATGGGATTATCCTTATGAGATACTACCTGTTCTTCCAAGTTTTGCTTTAGATGCATCTTTTGTGCCGATTGCATATATGCTTTTATACCAATGGGTACTAAAAAACAATAAGAACTTCTATTTATATTCAACAATACTCTCTGCATTTTTTGCTTTTATTCTTAAGCCAATACTAGTAATGCATGAATTATTTAGAATGTTTAAAGGAATAAATTATTTTTATTTATTTTTTTTCTATGTTCTATTTTTTGTAATATCAAGGGGAATTACAAATTTATTTCTAAAGTTACAAGATAATAAATAA